Proteins encoded within one genomic window of Lampris incognitus isolate fLamInc1 chromosome 1, fLamInc1.hap2, whole genome shotgun sequence:
- the LOC130125041 gene encoding protocadherin alpha-C2-like, whose translation MQSWTRCVFVVVFVFTVRLVSSSVTHYSIPEEMKEGSVVANLAADLELDVETLSKRKMRLDIIANKKYLDVNKETGELYIVEKIDREYICNTKSSMSCYLKLEVILENPLRIFNMELEILDMNDNAPQFRRDEIHLDISESTPRGERFSLSNAVDPDVGTNSLKTYHISESEHFDIEVYTGRDGSKLTDLILTRSLDREQQAVHNLILTAVDGGTPARSGTASVIVNVLDTNDNAPVFGKESYNINIMENSPIGSLVVHLNATDLDEGSNSAITYSYSLYTPEKTQETFNLNPNTGEITVKGMLNYEDFRIYDMEVIATDGGTNALSGQCKLTIVVQDMNDNHPEISIKSFQSPVNENIEVGTVIAVVTVSDKDSGDNGIVDLAIPDNMPFRLRESSDNYFELLVSEPLDREKVPEYEITFTVTDRGSPPLSDNETMTLELLDDNDNVPQFSQSFYTIRVMENNAPGALISSLSAFDPDLHENQYLVYFILEKEVANTSMSMLFSINPENGNLYALKTFDYEIEKEFLFHIEARDSGVPPLSSNVTVHVIIVDQNDNAPVIVSPWRAHGSVVEEKIPRSTDKGTLVAKVIAIDTDSVLNSRITYQFLQVTDATLFSLDQYNGEIRTMRMFSYRDPRHQRVVVVAKDNGEPALSATVTIKLSTVETAVKAYSDMTEVPLEYDIFSDLNLYLVIGLGSVSFLLLITILVTIVLKCQNPKPSKAAAACRNSVISERNSTIGDSTLVSNDAYWYSLFLAETRKGRFVVRQPVPKGSRYIVSSLPRSTGLTETSDSAASTLQVRN comes from the coding sequence ATGCAGTCATGGACAAGGTGCGTCTTTGTCGTTGTTTTTGTCTTTACCGTTCGGCTCGTTTCTTCTTCAGTAACTCATTATTCAATACCCGAGGAAATGAAAGAAGGGTCTGTTGTTGCTAATCTAGCTGCTGATCTAGAGTTGGATGTTGAAACACTCAGTAAACGGAAGATGCGCCTTGACATCATCGCCAATAAAAAATATTTGGACGTGAACAAAGAGACTGGCGAGCTGTACATCGTGGAGAAAATTGACAGGGAATATATCTGCAATACCAAGTCGTcaatgtcctgttatctaaaatTAGAGGTAATACTGGAAAATCCTTTACGAATCTTTAATATGGAATTAGAAATATTGGACATGAATGACAACGCCCCGCAGTTTCGACGAGACGAAATACATTTAGACATATCCGAGTCAACACCCAGAGGGGAGCGATTTTCCTTGAGCAATGCTGTCGACCCCGATGTGGGAACCAACTCGCTGAAAACATATCACATAAGTGAAAGTGAGCACTTTGATATTGAGGTTTATACGGGGAGAGACGGCTCAAAGTTAACTGATTTGATCCTGACAAGGAGTTTAGACAGAGAGCAGCAGGCCGTTCATAACCTGATCCTCACTGCTGTGGATGGCGGCACGCCTGCGCGTTCTGGTACTGCCAGCGTCATTGTCAATGTTTTAGACACGAATGACAACGCCCCTGTATTTGGAAAAGAAAGCTACAACATCAACATAATGGAAAATTCCCCCATAGGAAGCCTTGTTGTTCATCTCAATGCCACAGACTTAGACGAGGGTTCAAATTCAGCTATAACATATTCCTATAGTCTCTATACGCCGGAGAAAACACAAGAAACATTCAATTTAAACCCAAACACGGGTGAGATCACTGTGAAGGGAATGTTAAATTATGAAGATTTTAGAATTTACGACATGGAAGTTATAGCAACAGATGGCGGAACAAATGCTTTGTCAGGACAGTGTAAACTAACAATTGTCGTGCAAGATATGAATGACAATCACCCAGAAATATCAATTAAATCATTTCAGAGTCCAGTCAATGAAAACATAGAAGTGGGCACTGTGATAGCAGTGGTTACCGTCAGCGATAAAGACTCGGGGGATAATGGAATAGTTGATCTTGCCATTCCTGATAACATGCCTTTCAGACTGAGAGAATCCTCTGATAACTATTTTGAGCTGTTAGTGTCAGAACCTCTTGACCGCGAAAAGGTTCCAGAATATGAAATCACTTTCACTGTTACAGACAGAGGTTCTCCTCCTTTATCTGACAATGAAACAATGACTTTAGAACTGCTGGATGACAATGACAACGTTCCACAGTTCTCCCAGTCATTCTATACGATACGCGTAATGGAGAATAACGCACCCGGGGCCTTGATAAGCTCCCTCTCTGCATTTGATCCAGATCTCCATGAAAATCAGTATCTGGTATATTTTATACTGGAGAAGGAGGTAGCCAACACCTCCATGTCCATGCTATTCTCCATTAATCCAGAGAACGGTAATCTTTACGCACTAAAGACATTTGATTATGAGATTGAGAAGGAGTTCCTTTTTCACATCGAAGCCAGAGACTCTGGTGTTCCTCCACTCAGCAGTAATGTGACTGTTCACGTCATTATCGTGGACCAGAACGACAACGCTCCGGTCATTGTCTCTCCGTGGCGTGCGCACGGCTCCGTGGTGGAGGAGAAGATTCCCAGATCCACAGATAAAGGCACTCTGGTTGCAAAGGTGATAGCCATAGACACCGACTCGGTACTGAACTCTCGGATTACTTATCAGTTTCTACAAGTGACTGATGCCACTTTATTCAGTCTGGACCAATACAACGGCGAGATCCGGACCATGAGGATGTTCAGTTACAGAGACCCGCGTCACCAACGTGTGGTTGTTGTTGCCAAGGACAATGGTGAGCCTGCTCTCTCTGCTACAGTTACCATCAAGCTGTCGACAGTGGAGACTGCTGTTAAGGCCTACTCTGACATGACTGAAGTACCTCTAGAATATGACATCTTTTCAGACTTGAACCTGTATTTGGTCATCGGCCTGGGCTCTGTCTCCTTTCTGCTGTTGATCACCATATTGGTCACCATTGTGCTCAAGTGTCAGAATCCCAAGCCCAGCAAAGCTGCTGCTGCCTGTAGGAACAGTGTGATCAGTGAGAGGAATTCTACCATTGGAGATTCTACTCTGGTGTCCAACGATGCCTACTGGTACAGTCTGTTTCTAGCAGAGACCAGGAAAGGAAGGTTTGTGGTCCGACAGCCTGTGCCAAAGGGCTCCAGGTACATTGTGTCCAGTCTACCAAGGAGCACAGGACTGACAGAGACCAGTGACTCTGCAGCATCAACTCTACAGGTGAGAAATTAA
- the LOC130110132 gene encoding protein dachsous-like, protein MQSWIRYASFIIVVFAVRLVSSSVTHYSIPEEMKEGSVVANLAADLDLDVKTLSKRKMRIDIIGNKKYLDVNKENGDLYIVEKIDREYICSTKSICYLKLEVILENPLRIFNMELEILDMNDNAPQFRRDEIHLDISESTPRGERFSLSNAVDPDVGSNSVKTYHISESEHFDIEVYTGRDGSKFADLILTKSLDREQQAVHNLILTAVDGGTPARSGTASVIVNVLDTNDNAPVFGKESYNINIMENSPIGSLVVHLNATDLDEGSNSAITYSYSLYTPEKTQETFNLNPNTGEITVKGMLNYEDFRMYDMEVIATDGGTNALSGQCKLTIVVQDMNDNHPEISIKSFQSPVNENIEVGTVIAVVTVSDKDSGDNGIVDLAIRDNMPFRLRESSDNYFELLVSEPLDREKVPEYQITFTVTDRGSPPLSDNETMTLELLDDNDNVPQFSQSFYTIRVMENNAPGALISALSAFDPDLHENQYLVYFILEKEVANTSMSMLFSINPENGNLYALKTFDYEIEKEFLFHIEARDSGVPPLSSNVTVHIIIVDQNDNAPVIVSPWRAHGSVVEEKIPRSTDKGTLVAKVIAIDTDSVLNSRITYQFLQVTDATLFSLDQYNGEIRTMRMFSYRDPRHQRLVVIAKDNGEPALSATVTIKLSTVETAVKAYSDMTEVPLEYDIFSDLNLYLVIGLGSVSFLLLITILVTIVLKCQNPKPSKAAAACRNSVISERNSTIGDSTLVSNDAYWYSLFLAETRKGKFVVRQPVPKGSRYIVSSLPRSTGMTETSDSAASTLQSGAVYEKYTCKRGHDGHHITHYSIPEEMKEGSVVANLAADLDLDVKTLSKRKMRIDTIGNKKYLDVNKENGDLYIVEKIDRESICPTKSSTSCYLRLEVILENPLRIFNIELEILDMNDNAPQFRRDEIHLDISESTHRGERFSLSNAVDPDVGTNSLKTYHISESEHFDIEVYTGRDGSKLTDLILTRSLDREQQAVHNLILTAVDGGAPARSGTASVIVNVLDTNDNAPVFGKESYNINIMENSPIGSLVVHLNATDLDEGSNSAITYSYSLYTPEKTQETFNLNPNTGEITVKGMLNYEDFRIYDMEVIATDGGTNALSGQCKLTIVVQDMNDNHPEISIKSFQSPVNENIEVGTVIAVVTVSDKDSGDNGIVALAIPDNMPFRLRESSDNYFELLVSEPLDREKVPEYEITFTVTDRGSPPLSDNETMTLELLDDNDNVPQFSQSFYTIRVIENNAPGALLSSLSALDPDLHENQYLVYFILEKEVANTSMSMLFSINPENGNLYALKTFDYEIEKEFLFHIEARDSGVPPLSSNVTVHIIIVDQNDNAPVIVSPWRAHGSVVEEKIPRSTDKGTLVAKVIAIDTDSVLNSRITYQFLQVTEATLFSLDQYNGEIRTTRMFSYRDARHQRLVVVAKDNGEPALSATVTIKLSTVETAVKAYSDMTEVPLEYDIFSDLNLYLVIGLGSVSFLLLITILVTIVLKCQNPKPSKAAAPCRNSVISERNSTIGDSTLVSNDAYWYSLFLAETRKGKFVVRQPVPKGSRYIVSSLPRSTGLTETSDSAASTLQIRSPFHSVTQMAQGRRRGYEETIGVHVRAMRRRGYVVMLIFLAASLQMSAAVTHYSIPEEMEEGSVVASLAADLGLDVKMLVGRRMRLEVIANKKYLDVNKETGELFIAERIDRESLCPAKTSCYLKTEAIIENPKRIFYIELEIMDINDNAPHFRRDTIDLDISEATQAGERFSVNNAVDPDVGPNSVKTYVLSASDHFAIEIQTGRDGSKFADLILIKALDRETQAVHNLILTAVDGGVPARSGTASVTVRVLDTNDNHPAFEKENYAIKVLENSPIGSLVFDLNATDVDEGSNGDVVYTYSLYTSEKTQAAFQLNPANGEITVKGMLNYEDLKIYDMEVIATDRGDNSLSSQCKITIIVEDMNDNHPEISIKSFQSPIKENIEVGAVIAVVSVSDKDSGDNGVVDLSIAEKLPFNLRESSDNYFELVISETLDRENVPEYDITFTVTDRGSPLLSDNETMTLELLDVNDNVPQFSQSFYTIRVMENNAPGALLSSLSAFDPDLHENQYLVYFILEKEIANTSMSMLFSINPENGNLYALKTFDYEIEKEFLFHIEARDSGVPPLSSNVTVHIIIVDQNDNAPVIVSPWRAHGSVVEEKIPRSTDKGTLVAKVIAIDTDSVLNSRITYQFLQVTDVTLFSLDQFNGEIRTMRMFSYRDARHQRLVVVAKDNGEPALSATVTIKLSTVETAVKAYSDMTEVPLEYDIFSDLNLYLVIGLGSVSFLLLITILVTIVLKCQNPKPSKAAAACRNSVISERNSTIGDSTLVSNDAYWYSLFLAETRKGKFVVRQPVPKGSRYIVSSLPRSTGLTETSDSAASTLQVSVAVHHTNMLT, encoded by the exons ATGCAGTCGTGGATAAGGTACGCCTCGTTCATTATTGTCGTTTTCGCCGTTCGGCTCGTTTCTTCTTCAGTAACTCATTATTCAATACCCGAGGAAATGAAGGAAGGGTCTGTTGTCGCCAATCTAGCTGCTGATCTAGACTTGGATGTTAAAACACTCAGTAAACGGAAGATGCGTATTGACATCATCGGCAACAAAAAATATTTGGACGTGAACAAAGAGAATGGCGACCTGTACATCGTGGAGAAAATTGACAGGGAGTATATCTGCAGTACAAAGTCGATCTGCTATCTCAAATTGGAGGTTATATTGGAAAATCCTTTACGAATCTTTAACATGGAATTGGAAATCTTGGACATGAATGACAACGCCCCGCAGTTTCGACGAGACGAAATACATTTAGACATATCCGAGTCAACACCCAGAGGGGAGCGATTTTCCTTGAGCAATGCGGTCGACCCCGATGTGGGAAGCAACTCGGTAAAAACATACCACATCAGTGAAAGTGAGCACTTTGATATTGAGGTTTATACGGGGAGAGACGGCTCAAAGTTCGCTGATTTGATCCTGACAAAGAGTTTAGACAGAGAGCAGCAGGCCGTTCATAACCTGATCCTCACTGCTGTGGATGGTGGCACGCCTGCGCGTTCTGGTACTGCCAGCGTTATTGTCAATGTTTTAGACACGAATGACAACGCCCCTGTATTTGGAAAAGAAAGCTACAACATCAACATAATGGAAAATTCCCCCATAGGAAGCCTTGTTGTTCATCTCAATGCCACAGACTTAGACGAGGGTTCAAATTCAGCTATAACATATTCCTATAGTCTCTATACGCCGGAGAAAACACAAGAAACATTCAATTTAAACCCAAACACGGGTGAGATCACTGTGAAGGGAATGTTAAATTATGAAGATTTTAGAATGTACGACATGGAAGTTATAGCAACAGATGGCGGAACAAATGCTTTGTCAGGACAGTGTAAACTAACAATTGTCGTGCAAGATATGAATGACAATCACCCAGAAATATCAATTAAATCATTTCAGAGTCCAGTCAATGAAAACATAGAAGTGGGCACTGTGATAGCAGTGGTTACCGTCAGCGATAAAGACTCGGGGGATAATGGAATAGTTGATCTTGCCATTCGTGATAACATGCCTTTCAGACTGAGAGAATCCTCTGATAACTATTTTGAGCTGTTAGTGTCAGAACCTCTTGACCGCGAAAAGGTTCCAGAATATCAAATCACTTTCACTGTTACAGACAGAGGTTCTCCTCCTTTATCTGACAATGAAACAATGACTTTAGAACTGCTGGACGACAATGACAACGTTCCACAGTTCTCCCAGTCATTCTATACGATACGCGTAATGGAGAATAACGCACCCGGGGCCTTGATAAGTGccctctctgcatttgacccagaTCTCCATGAAAATCAGTATTTGGTATATTTTATATTGGAGAAGGAGGTAGCCAACACCTCCATGTCCATGTTATTCTCTATTAATCCAGAGAATGGTAATCTTTACGCACTGAAGACTTTTGATTATGAGATTGAGAAGGAGTTCCTTTTCCACATCGAGGCCAGAGACTCTGGTGTTCCTCCACTCAGCAGTAATGTGACTGTTCACATCATTATCGTGGACCAGAACGACAACGCTCCGGTCATTGTCTCTCCGTGGCGTGCGCACGGCTCCGTGGTGGAGGAGAAGATTCCCAGATCCACAGATAAAGGCACTTTGGTTGCAAAGGTGATAGCCATAGACACCGACTCGGTGCTGAACTCTCGGATTACTTACCAGTTTCTACAAGTGACTGATGCCACTTTATTCAGTCTGGACCAATACAACGGAGAGATCCGGACCATGAGGATGTTCAGTTACAGAGACCCGCGTCACCAACGTCTGGTTGTTATTGCCAAGGACAACGGTGAGCCTGCTCTCTCTGCTACAGTTACCATCAAGCTGTCCACAGTGGAGACTGCTGTTAAGGCCTACTCTGACATGACTGAAGTACCTCTAGAATATGACATCTTTTCAGACTTGAACCTGTATTTGGTCATCGGCCTGGGCTCTGTCTCCTTTCTGCTGTTGATCACCATATTGGTCACCATCGTACTCAAGTGTCAGAATCCCAAGCCCAGCAAAGCTGCTGCTGCCTGTAGGAACAGTGTGATCAGTGAGAGGAATTCTACCATTGGAGATTCTACTCTGGTGTCCAACGATGCCTACTGGTACAGTCTGTTTCTAGCGGAGACCAGGAAAGGAAAGTTTGTGGTCAGACAGCCTGTGCCAAAGGGCTCCAGGTACATTGTGTCCAGTCTACCAAGGAGCACAGGAATGACAGAGACCAGTGACTCTGCAGCCTCAACTCTACAG AGTGGCGCTGTTTACGAGAAATACACCTGCAAAAGGGGCCATGACGGCCATCATA TAACTCATTACTCAATACCCGAGGAAATGAAGGAAGGGTCTGTTGTCGCCAATCTAGCTGCTGATCTAGACTTGGATGTTAAAACACTCAGTAAACGGAAGATGCGTATTGACACCATCGGCAATAAAAAATATTTGGACGTGAACAAAGAGAATGGCGACCTGTACATCGTGGAGAAAATTGACAGGGAATCTATTTGCCCAACCAAGTCTTCAACATCATGCTACTTAAGACTGGAGGTAATACTAGAAAATCCTTTACGAATCTTTAATATAGAATTGGAAATCTTGGACATGAATGACAACGCCCCGCAGTTTCGACGAGACGAAATACATTTAGACATATCCGAGTCAACACACAGAGGGGAGCGATTTTCCTTGAGCAATGCGGTCGACCCGGATGTGGGAACCAACTCGCTGAAAACATACCACATCAGTGAAAGTGAGCACTTTGATATTGAGGTTTATACGGGGAGAGACGGCTCAAAGTTAACTGATTTGATCCTGACAAGGAGTTTAGACAGAGAACAGCAGGCCGTTCATAACCTGATCCTCACCGCTGTGGATGGCGGTGCGCCTGCGCGTTCTGGTACTGCCAGCGTTATTGTCAATGTTTTAGACACGAATGACAACGCCCCTGTATTTGGAAAAGAAAGCTACAACATCAACATAATGGAAAATTCCCCCATAGGAAGTCTTGTTGTTCATCTCAATGCCACAGACTTAGACGAGGGTTCAAATTCAGCTATAACATATTCCTATAGTCTCTATACGCCGGAGAAAACACAAGAAACATTCAATTTAAACCCAAACACGGGTGAGATCACTGTGAAGGGAATGTTAAATTATGAAGATTTTAGAATTTACGACATGGAAGTTATAGCAACAGATGGCGGAACAAATGCTTTGTCAGGACAGTGTAAACTAACAATTGTCGTGCAAGATATGAATGACAATCACCCAGAAATATCAATTAAATCATTTCAGAGTCCAGTCAATGAAAACATAGAAGTGGGCACTGTGATAGCAGTGGTTACCGTCAGCGATAAAGACTCGGGGGATAATGGAATAGTTGCTCTTGCCATTCCTGATAACATGCCTTTCAGACTGAGAGAATCCTCTGATAACTATTTTGAGCTGTTAGTTTCAGAACCGCTTGACCGTGAAAAGGTTCCAGAATATGAAATCACTTTCACTGTTACAGACAGAGGTTCTCCTCCTTTATCTGACAATGAAACAATGACTTTAGAACTGCTGGACGACAATGACAACGTTCCACAGTTCTCCCAGTCCTTCTATACGATACGCGTAATAGAGAATAACGCACCCGGGGCCTTGTTAAGTTCCCTCTCTGCGCTTGACCCAGATCTCCATGAAAATCAGTATCTCGTATATTTTATACTGGAGAAGGAGGTAGCCAACACCTCCATGTCCATGTTATTCTCTATTAACCCAGAGAATGGTAATCTTTACGCACTGAAGACTTTTGATTATGAGATTGAGAAGGAGTTCCTTTTCCACATCGAGGCCAGAGACTCTGGTGTTCCTCCACTCAGCAGTAATGTGACTGTTCACATCATTATCGTGGACCAGAACGACAACGCTCCGGTCATTGTCTCTCCGTGGCGTGCGCACGGCTCCGTGGTGGAGGAGAAGATTCCCAGATCCACAGATAAAGGCACTCTGGTTGCAAAGGTGATAGCCATAGACACCGACTCGGTGCTGAACTCTCGGATTACTTACCAGTTTCTACAAGTGACTGAGGCCACTTTATTCAGTCTGGACCAATACAACGGAGAGATCCGGACCACGAGGATGTTCAGTTACAGAGACGCGCGTCACCAACGTCTGGTTGTTGTTGCCAAGGACAACGGGGAGCCTGCTCTCTCTGCTACAGTTACCATCAAGCTGTCCACAGTGGAGACTGCTGTTAAGGCCTACTCTGACATGACTGAAGTACCTCTAGAATATGACATCTTTTCAGACCTGAACCTGTATTTGGTCATCGGCCTGGGCTCGGTGTCCTTTCTGCTGTTGATCACCATATTGGTCACCATCGTGCTCAAGTGTCAGAATCCCAAGCCCAGCAAAGCTGCTGCTCCCTGTAGGAACAGTGTGATCAGTGAGAGGAATTCTACCATTGGAGATTCTACTCTGGTGTCCAACGATGCCTACTGGTACAGCCTGTTTCTAGCGGAGACCAGGAAAGGAAAGTTTGTGGTCAGACAGCCTGTGCCGAAGGGCTCCAGGTACATTGTGTCCAGTCTACCAAGGAGCACAGGACTGACAGAGACCAGTGACTCTGCAGCATCAACTCTGCAG ATCCGGTCGCCATTTCACAGCGTTACGCAGATGGCGCAAG GGAGAAGACGTGGATATGAGGAAACAATTGGCGTACATGTCCGTGCAATGCGCCGGAGGGGGTATGTCGTTATGCTCATTTTTCTGGCTGCATCTCTTCAAATGTCCGCCGCCGTTACGCACTATTCAATTCCCGAGGAAATGGAAGAAGGCTCTGTTGTTGCCAGTTTAGCTGCGGATCTGGGACTAGACGTGAAGATGCTAGTTGGACGGAGAATGCGGTTAGAGGTCATAGCCAATAAGAAATATCTCGACGTGAACAAAGAAACTGGCGAGCTGTTCATTGCTGAACGAATCGACCGAGAATCTCTCTGTCCCGCCAAGACATCGTGTTATCTAAAAACGGAGGCAATCATTGAAAACCCCAAAAGGATATTTTACATCGAGTTGGAGATTATGGACATCAACGACAATGCACCTCATTTTAGGAGAGACACAATAGATTTGGATATTTCGGAGGCGACGCAGGCTGGCGAGCGCTTCTCTGTCAACAACGCCGTGGATCCAGACGTCGGCCCAAATTCAGTGAAAACGTACGTCTTAAGCGCAAGTGATCATTTTGCCATTGAAATTCAGACCGGAAGAGATGGGTCAAAGTTCGCTGACCTAATTCTTATAAAGGCTTTAGATCGGGAAACTCAAGCCGTTCATAACCTTATACTCACTGCTGTCGATGGCGGAGTCCCCGCTCGCTCAGGCACAGCCAGCGTCACTGTTCGCGTATTAGACACTAATGACAACCACCCAGCTTTTGAGAAGGAAAACTACGCGATCAAAGTGTTGGAAAATTCTCCAATTGGAAGCCTCGTGTTTGACCTCAATGCTACAGATGTAGACGAGGGGTCGAATGGGGACGTAGTTTACACGTATAGTTTGTATACCTCGGAAAAAACGCAGGCGGCATTTCAGCTGAACCCCGCCAACGGCGAGATCACGGTAAAAGGGATGTTGAACTATGAGGATCTCAAGATTTACGACATGGAGGTTATAGCCACAGATCGAGGAGATAATTCTTTATCAAGTCAATGTAAGATCACTATCATTGTAGAAGATATGAACGACAACCACCCAGAAATATCAATTAAATCATTTCAAAGTCCAATTAAGGAAAACATAGAAGTAGGCGCAGTGATAGCGGTAGTTAGTGTCAGTGATAAAGACTCCGGTGATAATGGAGTTGTTGATCTAAGTATTGCTGAAAAATTACCATTTAATTTGAGAGAATCCTCCGATAATTATTTTGAATTAGTAATTTCAGAAACTTTGGATCGTGAAAATGTCCCTGAATATGACATCACTTTCACTGTTACAGACAGAGGTTCTCCTCTTTTATCTGACAATGAAACAATGACTTTAGAACTGCTGGACGTTAATGACAACGTTCCACAGTTCTCCCAGTCGTTCTATACGATACGCGTAATGGAGAATAACGCACCCGGAGCCCTACTAAGCTCTCTCTCTGCGTTTGACCCAGATCTCCATGAAAATCAGTATCTGGTTTATTTCATACTGGAGAAGGAGATAGCCAACACCTCCATGTCCATGTTATTCTCTATTAACCCAGAGAACGGTAATCTTTACGCACTGAAAACATTTGACTATGAGATTGAGAAGGAGTTTCTTTTCCACATCGAGGCCAGAGACTCTGGTGTTCCTCCACTCAGCAGTAATGTGACTGTTCACATCATTATCGTGGACCAGAACGACAACGCTCCGGTCATTGTCTCTCCGTGGCGTGCGCACGGCTCCGTGGTGGAGGAGAAGATTCCCAGATCCACAGATAAAGGCACTCTGGTTGCAAAGGTGATAGCCATAGACACTGACTCGGTGCTGAACTCTCGGATTACTTACCAGTTTCTGCAGGTGACCGATGTCACTTTATTCAGTCTGGACCAATTCAACGGAGAGATCCGGACCATGAGGATGTTCAGTTACAGAGACGCGCGTCACCAACGTCTGGTTGTTGTTGCCAAGGACAACGGTGAGCCTGCTCTCTCTGCTACAGTTACCATCAAGCTGTCGACAGTGGAGACTGCTGTTAAGGCCTACTCTGACATGACTGAAGTACCTCTAGAATATGACATCTTTTCAGACTTGAACCTGTATTTGGTCATCGGCCTGGGCTCTGTCTCCTTTCTGCTGTTGATCACCATATTGGTCACCATTGTGCTCAAGTGTCAGAATCCCAAGCCCAGCAAAGCTGCTGCAGCCTGTAGGAACAGTGTGATCAGTGAGAGGAATTCTACCATTGGAGATTCTACTCTGGTGTCCAACGATGCCTACTGGTACAGCCTGTTTCTAGCGGAGACCAGGAAAGGAAAGTTTGTGGTCAGACAGCCTGTGCCAAAGGGCTCCAGGTACATTGTGTCCAGTCTACCAAGGAGCACAGGACTGACAGAGACCAGTGACTCTGCAGCATCAACTCTGCAGGTAAG CGTCGCTGTTCACCACACCAATATGCTGACGTAA